GAGGATCGCCGTCTTCACGACCGTCCGGCCCCGGAGAGGTGACGCGCGCCGCGGCCGGCGACCCGCTGGGCCCCGCCGTCGCGATGGTGCTCGATCAGCGCCGACAGCGCCGCGCCGATCACGCCGGCGTCGTCGCCGAGTTCGGCCGGGGCGACGGCGCAGCGGTACCAGTCGGCGAGCGGCGGCGCCTTGGCGAGGGCGCGGAAGGCGGCGCCGCCGAGGCCACCGCCGAGCAGCACCAGCTCGGGATCGAAGGCGGCGACCACGGTGTCGATCGCCGCGCGCAGCGGCGTCGCCCAGGCCCGGAGCAGGGTGTCGGCGCGCGGATCGCCGGCGGAGTCGGCGGCGAGCACCGCCTCGGCCGTGGTGCCGGCGGGCAGGCCGGCCTCGGCGACGAGGCGTCCGAAGGCGTTGCCCGACGAGGTCGTCTCGACGCAGCCGCGACGGCCGCAGGCGCAGGGCAGCCCGCCGACGTCGACCGTGACGTGGCCGAGCTGGCCCGCCGCCATCCGGCCGCGGACGATCTTGCCCTCCAGCATCACCGCG
This Oharaeibacter diazotrophicus DNA region includes the following protein-coding sequences:
- a CDS encoding ROK family protein is translated as MHADLEAIGIDVGGTNLRLARVAADGTILEKRAERIDRDPEAAIARAIELAAFLDGPDVVAVGVGIPGRVDARRGKVLSGGYLDFAGLDFAERLQAALGKPAAIDNDCNMALVAEIAVGAGKRRDDVVMFTIGTGIGGAVMLEGKIVRGRMAAGQLGHVTVDVGGLPCACGRRGCVETTSSGNAFGRLVAEAGLPAGTTAEAVLAADSAGDPRADTLLRAWATPLRAAIDTVVAAFDPELVLLGGGLGGAAFRALAKAPPLADWYRCAVAPAELGDDAGVIGAALSALIEHHRDGGAQRVAGRGARHLSGAGRS